The genomic region TCGCAGTTTATTAACTCACAAGCTGGTTACGTCTGTCAAATTGTTCCGTGTTTTCTCAAAAGATTTGGGCTTTCCAAGGTGCCCAGCCTGCTGGGCACGGtcagaaaaaggcattttgatAATAGCTAAGAACTCCCTGCTTGcgtttttaaaaatgttttcacatttgTAACTGCCTTGAGCCTGTCGTCCTGGTTTGTAGTCAGCGAGAGCATGAGTGGAACAAAAAGTGACGGTGGAAGAACCAAGCCTACACAGTTAAGGCTGCATGCATGTGACTGAGAGTTGTTGCTGTGCAGTCAAAAAAGAAACGTGGAAAAAACCCAGTCTTTAAAACACcctacagaaacaaaacactgcAATCCAATATGGCTTATTCTGATGCATTTACCATGAAGCTACTAGTAATTAATCCTACTAGGCTACTTTTGTGCAACAGCATCTGCTAGTTTGATGGCATCTCCCTCCCCCCACTACCCCCAAATACTCTACCAACTGCAGGTTTCTTCCTTGCATTACATATTGCTTTTATTCTCAATTTTTATTCCTGCTtttcaaactttatttttttaatacttaaatGAGGATCTGCTCCTCACAGCTCGACTTAAACTTTAAAGTAAGTcccattgttttgttttgttttttaacctcACTATTACAAGGCGCTCTACAAAAGCTTgcaaaaaagccaaattttcaTTAAATCCCTTTGCTGAGGCTAGCtacttgacatttttttttctcctatgatTTAAAACTTTACAAAGAGAGTTATAAAAAAGGTAAATGGGATTTGGCACcttcagaaaaaattaaaagtgtaACTTAGatcaaaaaaaatgcagaaacaaaatcatTGATATTTACAAATTAAAACACCAGTGAAGATTATGTCTTACTACGCTCTTTcaccttgatttttctttcagagtatTTTCAGACTGTCTGTTACCGAGTATCTTAAAAAATTCATTGATTACAGATTGGAATGGATAGACAAATTAGTTTTCTCACAGTTCCTTCTCAGTGGCTGGTACTCTGGCAGCTTTTCCACTCCTAGGAAATACGAGGTGCTGAGCGATCATTTGTGGTCGTCTTCTTCAGTTTGACACCACGCCGAATGGCGTTCAGCATATCTTCACCTTGCGGGACATCCCCAGGACTCAGCTCTCCGGGATCGAGCTCCGGCTGCCCTGTGGGTGCCAGGGTGTTGACGCCATCCCGGTCGCTTTCTTCCCCCTCGCTCTCGGGAACCGCTTGCCGCTGCTCGTCCGCAGCGCTCAGTTTCTGGCTTGATGGCGGAGGGTTGACAGACGCTTGTCCGCTCCACGAGGATGACGGCATGTTGGTGACACCTTGACCACCATCTCCTGCTGCCGGAGACTCAGGACTTTGTTCCGGACATTCTTCTGTCCCCGCAGGGATGCCGGGCAGCCCACCTGGGATATCGGGGACAGTTGGTGTTTTGACAGGAATCACTGGCGTCTTGATTGGAATGGGACCTCCTCCGATGGTGCCGCGTCTGACCGAAGGCTTGGTGGAAGGCGTCCGTCTGATGGTGGCGACGCCAGGGGTGACTATGACCGGTCCAAGCGTGGTCGGCAGACCTGCAGTGGAAGCAGGACGCTTGGTTTGAAACATTCTGCGATAGGACTGGCTAATGTCGCTGTTTCTTGGAATGGTGGAAGATTTGTCAAACTCTTGTTGTTCTGCCTCCTGGTCACCACTCACAGAGAAATAATCATAATCTGAAACTGATGCCAAAAGACGGAGTTAGGAACAAGCTGGAGAAGACAGCTGAGTCACCTCAGGAAGTCTCAAGGGTGCGTACAACCAAAAAAGTACGTATAAACAAAAATGCCTGGAGGTCAACAGCGCTTAAGAGAGGTCTCACTTTTAGGAGGAAGGAAGCTGAGATATTGTGACCAAGATGCCCAGGCTGCATGGCTGAAGGCACTACAGCAGAGAGACCCTACAGCTGCAGGGTGTCCACATCTCTTGTCAAAGAGAACAAGGACTGTACACACTCAGTACCTTCTCTGAAAAGATCTAATTAAGTAACGAAGACTCAGTGTTTGTTGCCAACATTAAGATACCAAACCCAGCATCCTACAAACCATATGCTACTACTTCATGATGTTTAAAACAGGCAGTGACTAAAAAGTGTACCTTAGGCTAGACAACGTGAGGCTCAGGGGACTGTGTAGCAGTGATTTCAGCAGCAAATTTGCTTATTTTGCAAACAAAGTAAATCCCAGCTGTCAGCTTGGAAAACTCATCCTCAGCTTTAATAACTGCATTGGGTTCCTTCCTTTCCATGTAAGTGCTGAGCCCAGCTAGGCCCTCCACAGGCCCTACTGTCTCTTGTGATGCCACAGCATGACCAAGCTCAGCTGAGCAAACAACCTCGTTGCTGAAATGCAAATACCACACTCAGTTCATTCTGCTCACTGCTGGCTCTGAAACAGGGCACAAAACCCAACACCTTACTTCAGCATCTCAGGTACACGGAAGATAAGGCCTCCAATGGATTCTTTTCCTAATTACAACAATTTCTGCTTAGGTAGGAAATAGAAGGTCACAAATGTAAACCAAGAGCAGAATCAGATTACTGacagagcaagaaaacaaagctaatGAGTGCATTATTTGCTAAGGCAACAGCTCAGAAAGGACACTACTACCATGAAAAGTGTATGATGCAATACCCGTGTCAGTCCATGAAATGGAATTCCAGTATCACCTTTAAAATGGTTCATCCTTAAGCTAAGACTCATTCCAGCAATGCACAAGAAAATACAACTGTTCACTGTGCTAAGCAACAATCCAATTTTCTGTTTAGTTAATAAATTCAGGCTACATAATGAGGTTGGAAATAACTTACAACAGCAATGTCCACCCTTTCTCCCCAGCTGCCTACAAAGACAGTGAATGACAGCTGCTGGAATACAGCTCGTAGGCACAAGAGATGAGCATACGATGGCCAGGCTGGGAATGCTCTGAAAAAAGGGTCTTTTGGACGGATACCTTGAGATGGGATCGTGTCCTCTGAACAGCATGGAGTTGTTGTCTGGGTGCTGTAGCCACTGGAGCACTGCAAGGAATCCCGACTGCTCCTCTGGGTGTCCAGCTGCAGCCCTCTTGTCAAAGCGAGTGCTAGCTCCTCGCAGGCCTCCatctcctcaccctgctggttgCATACGGAAAGGAGATTCATTATGTCTAGAAGGATCAGTCAGTCTTCACCAAACATTAGCTGTCTCTCCTCCCAAGCACAGCTTGTCACCATCACATCCCAACAGGATCGTGTCCCACCATTTAGTAGGACTTCAAAGAAACAGACGCTTCTTTggatgctgctgccctgcaggtGCCAATACCCAACAGCACATCCTCCCACCCGACTCCCACTGACCACACCAACACATCAGACCCACTTTTTGCATAAACATGTGCCAAACAGGAGCTCCCACACCCACTTCCTTTGCACCAAACAGTGTATTTGAAAACAGAGCTTCACCCTTGTGGCAGCCGACACTGTCATGCTCCGAGGTCTCTGGGCCTCCTCGGGGGGCACAGGAGGTCCGCTCTGAGCTCCTCCATTGAGATCTGGTTCACGCTTTTCTTTACGACGCTGCAATGTGTTCACCATTGGTTGATCATATGGGCCTGGTTTAGCCCAGTCCTAAGGAAATGTGCTTGTTAGTGACAGCTTTCATCACTAATTGTGCTTTAACTACatgtaaaacaatgcaaaaggGCAACTTCAATGCAACGGAATATGTATCAAACTGGATATGCCTTCTGAATAAGgccagaaataaattaattttgaggATATTAAAAATCTTCACTTATAAACCCCATCTCCATTATTAAAGGGAATCTAAATTTTCTATTCTACCTAAATATTCTTATATGAggatatttaacattttaatactATAGTTTTCTCTAAACAAAATTCCATTGTGTTAAGGCCTAGAGGTTCAGaaattcaaatggaaaaatCACTGGCACACAGCAGAAAATGTACATAAATGTCTATCAACAACATAACTGGTTTAGATGCATGCAAGTGCTAGTATTATGTGAGGTTATACACATCTCCAGTTCTGAAAAAACAGGCTTAAACAGATTTTTGATACCCATTAGAAGAGCGAGTTACTCCGAGTAACCTCTCTGTTGACTCACTACCTGAAATCTAGTTTTAATAATGATCTGTACTGAAGAAAGACTAACTTTACTCAGAATTACTGCTGCCAAATTTGAACCTGAAATTCCTCAGGCCACGAGGGCTACATTCACTCCAGGCTCTATTAAGCAAAGTCCTGAGGGTGTCCAGAAACCACACGTTGCACACAAAGAGCAGGATCGCGCAGTGACCTGTGCTGGGATGCAGAACCACTGcgaagcagcagctccccacaTGCAAACTGCTGCAGGGGCAAGCCCACTCCTGAGGGAGGTTTCCCTCACTGAGACAAGgggtgcttttaaaataaaaatgtaagaacCAGACTGTGGATCAGAACTGGCCCCACGCCCCTCcactggcagagctgggtgCTGGGCAGCCTCCGCAGAGCCTTCTGGTAAATAATGAATGACGGCCCAAGACCGCACAACAGATTTTTTACTGATAAGTCTCAGTCCAAGGTATGAGAAGTACAAGGCAGCTGAACTGACATGAGCCCCTTGTGCAGATGggtatttcagttttattaacaCATACAAAACTCTGCTTTGCCTGAACAGCTGTGTCTTTGGTGTAAGTGTTTTGCTGTGCAATATATTGGCAAAATGCTTCTAGCACAGACACAACTAATGAATCTGAAGCCCCAGGACCATGGTGGTCACCCTGCGTGTATGTCTCAACAGtctccagctgctggagaaagAGATTAGGGGGGTCTGCAACAAGGTATCTCAATTTACTGTGTAAGAAGGTCCCCCTGTGCATCTGCAGTATCGCACAACCCTCCACAGGCATGTAAGACCCGTGCAGCTACTGCCACCTGCACATCAGCCTTGTGAAGATTCACAGGGCAACAGGCAAGAGACCTTCTCCCC from Phaenicophaeus curvirostris isolate KB17595 chromosome 3, BPBGC_Pcur_1.0, whole genome shotgun sequence harbors:
- the MTSS1 gene encoding protein MTSS 1 isoform X19, which produces MEAVIEKECSALGGLFQTIISDMKGSYPVWEDFINKAGKLQSQLRTTVVAAAAFLDAFQKVADMATNTRGGTREIGSALTRMCMRHRSIESKLRQFSSALIDCLINPLQEQMEEWKKVANQLDKDHAKEYKKARQEIKKKSSDTLKLQKKAKKAEALGRGDIQPQLDSALQDVNDKYLLLEETEKQAVRKALIEERGRFCTFISMLRPVIEEEISMLGEITHLQTISDDLKSLTMDPHKLPSSSEQNSSSSASSEASETCQSVSECSSPTSVSSGSTMGAWASTDKDWAKPGPYDQPMVNTLQRRKEKREPDLNGGAQSGPPVPPEEAQRPRSMTVSAATRQGEEMEACEELALALTRGLQLDTQRSSRDSLQCSSGYSTQTTTPCCSEDTIPSQVSDYDYFSVSGDQEAEQQEFDKSSTIPRNSDISQSYRRMFQTKRPASTAGLPTTLGPVIVTPGVATIRRTPSTKPSVRRGTIGGGPIPIKTPVIPVKTPTVPDIPGGLPGIPAGTEECPEQSPESPAAGDGGQGVTNMPSSSWSGQASVNPPPSSQKLSAADEQRQAVPESEGEESDRDGVNTLAPTGQPELDPGELSPGDVPQGEDMLNAIRRGVKLKKTTTNDRSAPRIS